GCGAGTGTGACATGTAATGCCTTGTATATTTGTCCACCTTTGGTCCTGAAGAGCCGTAGTTCTGGTCATAGTACTCTACTAATGCACAACTACCTAAGGCAGCGATCGTTAGAGCTTGCGCGTGCAACCTGCAAGGTCAAACAGAGTTTTAGATGATATGATTGCAACTTCTTGAATTATGGCATTGTGCAAATCAGATTCATACATACAGTCCTCTGGAATCTAGCCCATGTAGAGTTTTAAGCACAACCAGTGTCTATATAGTTGCAAGGGAAACCTAGTCAAACCTAATTACAACCTGCAGACAAACATCATCTACTAACGTGGGTCCTAGGGAAAGTCACTTGCAATACTAAAGATGTTAGGCTGATCCAGAAGCAAAGGCTCAATTGGTGGCTGACAGCAACCTGTATTTCGATATGTTCTATAATGTTGCCTACTCTGCAGTAGTGACAGTATAGGACATATCGAAACAGAGCTCGCTGTCAGCCACCAATTGAGTCTTCCCTTATGGTCACCCTAACATGAGGGTTTACGAAAAAATGTTTACAATGTTAGGCTGATCCAGAAGCAAAGGCTCAATTAGTAGCTGACACGATCCGTATCATGATATGTTCTATAATGTTGCCTACTCTAGTTGTGACAGTATAGGATACGTCGAAACAGAGCTCGATGTCAGCCACCAATTGATCCTTTGCTTATGGTCATCCTAACATGAGAGACTTACAAGAAAATGTTTACAATGTTAGGCTGATCCAGAAGCGAAGGCTCGATTGGTGGCTGACAGCGACCTGTATTTCAATATGTTCTATATAATGTTGCCTACCCTGCAATAGTGGCAGTGTAGGACACGTCGAAGCAGAGCTCGCTGTCAGCCAAAAGAAACTCCTATATAACGTGAAGCCCATACATATGTGATCACGTATCAACTACCAATACACTACCAAGGGAGATTAGGCTGCAACCAAAGGCATGCGGCAAGATGGGGCTACAAATATAACACAAAATACTTGGCAGCAACAGGGGGAATCACATGGGGAAAGAATTGTCGAATTTTGAAACAAACACCATTTTTTCAGATGAAATTGGTTGTGATACTACCGCCCAAATACTGATGCACAAATGACAGAGATATATTTGAAACctaaaaacttgcaaaaacaagcAACGACATGATCCTCTTTTAGCCTTAGCAAAACTAGAAATAAGAGGCCACCTAACTTAAGTATACAGTTTGTGCCGTACAAGCACAACCATTCACCAAATTATTTTAGTAACAAAGGCAAATTGGTCATGATGAAAATCAAGATAGGCGGTAATTCTCACACAAAAGAGACTGAAACTACCAATCTCAAATCAAAAGGAGCATAAAAAGAATGGGGTGAAACGTAAATAATAAATGATAAATGGGCAAACCTTGCGTGGATGAGCTTGACGCTGGTCTTCATGTTGGGCCGCGACCAGTTGTACGCGATGGAGCTGGAGATCCCGCTAAGCCACAGGCAACCTGCCCCCGCCGGAAAAGAACGATGCCATAGATTAGAATACATAGGCCTGAATTTGGGGGGAAATCAAGGAGTCACCCGCTAGAGCCAGCGAACAAATATATTGACACAGAATCGCGAGATCAAATCAGATGCGGTAAAACTTGGAATAATCGCCGCGGGGATTCGACCGACAATCGAAACATCGGTATTAGGAGAACCAAACTCGAAATATCCAGATCCGGCCCGGGGAAAACAAATCCAGGGGAGAAATTTCGAGGGGATTACCTACGGCTCGGAGCTTGTGATCGACCACCCACTTCCGCATGGATTCGATCTTGCTCGGGGCCTCCGCCATTTGCTTCGCCGCCTCTGTTCCGCTGTTCGCGTTCGAAGTTTATTAGGCGCTCGCTTTTTCTCCCTCTCTGTTTTCTCGATATAATTTGGGAGTTTCGTCGGCCTCTGCTTTATATAGGATGGCCTGTTTGCTGGTTTGGCCCCTGGAGAAATCTGGAATTCGTTTAGTACCCGCACATGGTTTGGATCCGTTTCACATGTGACATGTCGGGCTCGTTTTCTTGCAACGGAAGAAAGGGTGGTCcatgttttttctttcaaaaatATTCGTCTGCTTCTCCGCGTCTAAATTGGTTCCGAGTGTCATTACGTTTTTTCTTCCGCGGGAAGAGTGTCATTACGTTTTCATAGATTGGTGATTAACAATTCGATAAACTTTAAAATTATAGGAGTACTCCCTTTGTCCAAAAATACCCGTCGGAGAAATGAAACGGATGGAGTATATTTGCAATTTGAAATGTATTGGTTGACAAAATGACATGTTTCATTTTATTTAAAAAGGACAGATTTGTGTATTTTTCATTACATACTCAATATTCATTCAACTTTGTTttagaaaatactccctccgtccaaattAATTGTCTAGACATCCTATTCCTTAACATGTTTCTTTTCTTTCCCTCTCCTGTCAATATCCTTTTTGCCTTATGTCTCGGAGGCATGGGGCATGTCGCGGTTGGTTAGCATATGCATCCTCCACCTCACAGGGCTATCAACCCTCTTTTTGTATTTACTTCATGCACCAGTGAAAATTAATGAACAAGGGTGAATAAGATATTTCAACACTCACACTCTGTGTCTAGTCTGCTCCGGTCCTTATGAGTGGGTTCAATATAGGTTGCACTTTTAGTTAATAGTGCTTCTGTTTACTGGATCTAAAACTCGAGACATTTGGTTCCGATGATATATTAAATTATTCACATATACCAAATGATTCACCAAAAATCCTAACTAATAGAGAAGGGTGAGCAATATATTTCAAAGATTGTGCTCATTGTTTCTTACATGTCCTCTAGGCACTAAAGCAAGATTAGGCTCACATAAGTAGGATGGAGATTTGGAGCGGGTCCTCAGTTAGTGGTATTGTTGCGCATCGTGGCCATCCTTGGTTAGATCTGTTGTTGCGCGTTGTGGCCATCTTATTTTTAGTCGTAAGGGCTTGGGGTCCAATCGCTCGGAGGGTCTTGGATTTTCTAGAGGCATGGCATATTTTTCTGGATTATTTTCGATGcaacgtactccctccattcctaaatataagtttttgaaGAGAtatcactatggaccacatacggagcaaaatgagtgaatctacactctaaaatgcatctatatacatatgtatgttgtttatagtggaatctctacaaagatttatatctaggaacggagggagtactgcaGTCCTATGTGATCCAACGGCTGCCACCTCCCCACCGTTGATAGAGTGTATCCAACGGTTCATGTTCCAATTATTCTCAAGCCATATAATCGTACAGAAATGGGGTCACGCTACGCGTCCGCCGACGGATAGCTAGAAAACATCCGCCGCCTTGCTGGCCGTTGGATGGACGCGGGGATGTCCATCCAATTAACCCACTCACAAGCGACACCCCCTTTTGCAACAAGGGCGGTGTTGCAGAAACAAGTCCTGCAACAGGATGCTTGTTGCAAAACGTCGGAACCGCTATTTACCTTTCTGAAACATAGTCCGTGTTGCAGATTTTTTTTGCAACTAAGGTCttgtttcagtttttttttaaacaGAGGTTTGTTGAAAAGAAATTGTCTTCACTTTTTTGCAACATATATTATGTTATGGGAGACCCTTTTGCAACATTGGAGTTGTTGCAGAAAAATTAGAGGAGGGTCACGAGGAGTCAGGGGCACATGTCACGTGCGGTGTGTGTCGTACGAGCGAAACATGTGTTgtgttgcagattttttttttgGACATGCTACGCGTCAGCCGGCGAATCTTTTTAAAGGATCCATTGGATCTCGTGGCTTAGTGTTGTCCTCATTTCTGAAACAGAGGGTGTGTTGCAAGTTTTCCTTTGCAACACAAGTCTTGTTGCAAAAATATTTGCAACGAGGTTAGTGTTGCAAATATATTTTTGCAGCAGAGGTCTTGTGGCATTTTTTTTGCCACAGAGGTCTTGTTGCATATATCTTTTGCAACACACGTCTTGTTGCATTTTTTTTACGTCTTCAATTTTTTGCAACATCGGAGTTGTTGCGGAAAGTATTTTGCAACACAGATGTTGTTACAGAAAAATTACAGTAAAGATGTAGTGACGGGCCACCCATGAAACACGCGTCACACGCTCAAGGCGGCGGACGCGCGGTGTTGGATCAGCCGGCTGTTCACAAGCTTTTTCCAAATAAACGAGCCAAAATAGTCACTTTGGTTTTGAGTTAGGGCCGCTGAGCTGGTCGCCGGAGAGGAATAGGATGGAGAAAGTGGAAACGAACACCAAATCGTATTTTAGCACTTTGGCGGCCTTGGAAGGGAAATGGCGTAGAGATCGGCAACCTTAGGGTGTAAACTGCAAAACTCCTCGGCAAAAAGGGCACGTTTGGACGGCGGCCGCGAGGTCAAACGCAAGCCACGGTCAGGACCCAACGAACACGAGGTCCATCTGGCCGAACGAACCTTTCCGTGGAGGAGGCACAACCGCACGAACTCCCTCCTTGCTTGAAGCTTGATTCCTGGCGTTCTTTGTACCTAGCGAATTTGAGTTGCGCTTTTTCTAGCTGGCTTGACCAACGCGCCCGATGATGGTGTCGGCTGGGTCCAAACCATAGACAAAGCTtcattctttttctgacaatctggACAAAGCTTCATGAGGGGTAAGGCGGAACTTGGGGCGTGCTACGCGTCCAGCTGTCGCGAGCCGTCATATCTAAAACTATCGAGCGGCGTCCACCACCATTGCAACAAACTTCTTGTTGCGAAAACCTTTACAACTGATATCTAGTTGCAGAACCTTTGCAACAAAAAAGGTCACATCACCATTGCGACAAGGAGCCTCAACTACGTCTCAGGGTCAGCCACCGGTTCCGGCCCTTCCACGAGCAGCACAGAAAAGTCCGGTTGTGGCGCGCAGCTGGATCTGGAGCGCAACACCGGCGCCCCCCTTGTCTCCCTTCGCGCAGCCATGTTTTAAGCATCTGGCGGCCATGGACTTGGCTCCTCCCCCGTCGTCCCCTTGTCTCCTTTTCACAACCATGTTTGGCAGTTGCTGGCCATGGACTTGGCTCCCTTGAGCGGCCATTGTGAGCTTCTTCGGGAGGGAGAGCTAGAAGACAGAGACGCGAGGGGGTAGGATTGGGTCACAGAACATGTTCTAAAGAAATGGGATGTTGGTTGCTTCATGTGGGAGTGTGATGCGCGGCATCAcgttttttttctcgaatatgcacgagcgtgcatattatatattaaagaagaaaggcaaaaGGTTGCCTCCACCATGTTTTACAAAAGCTTCCGTTACAATTACCCTTCCTACGCGCCCACCTCTCTAAGCTACCAAAGAAGGGTCCAATGTCCCCCTTGAACTTGCCGGCTAGCGACCATATCTTCCCTTCGGACTTGACCCTAGCAATAAGCACATCCATCGAAGGAGATGCTCCCTCGAACACAATAGCATTGCGATGCTTCCACAGCTCTCAAATAGTGAGGATGAAGATAGTATGAAGATCCTTGCGCCGCAGGTTATTCGGTCCTTGTTTATCCCGAAGCCAAACGCCAAGCGTGTCTTGCGCCGTCGGTGTCCAATCTAGCTTGCCCAATGCCTCACAGACCACAGCCCAGATGGACCTAGCGAACACACATGTTAGCAGCACATGGTGGAGGAAGGTGGGTGGATGCAGGGACCTCCTATATGCCACTCTTTGCGGCAAAGAGACGTAGTTTCGCACAGGCGGTCTCCAACTGGGCTGGCCCATGACGCCAGCAAACCTCTGCAGGTCCAAAAATTTTGACATCGCTGGGAATCGATCCCGCTATCTCGTGCTCCCGACCGCGAGCCGCAACCAGCTGAGCTAGCGAGATTTTCAGATTAACCAGCAGCATCAACCTTTAAGAACCAATAGGCAGCGCAGATCcgaattatttttggaattttgaaagcaatttttctaaaaaaaaactgaGTGTTTTGTGAAACACAAACACTGTTCAAATTTGCTCATTGTTTTACAAAACtgaaacatttttcaaaatcatgaacgccTTTTCTGAAGAgaggaacatttttcgaaattccAAATGAAAATTGTGCAAACGTGAACATTTCTAAACTCCCGaccaaaatttgaaaacatgaacattgttttgaaaattttgaacaatttttgaaaagggaacatattttgaaacacaaaaaatgaaaacatgaacattttttaaaactgtttgaacaattttctaaaatgggaacattttttgaaatccgtAACATGTTTTGACAAGTTGTGAAATTTTTGAACAGAAACATTCCGAACATTTTCAGTATTTATGAGAAAATTTTGAAAACACAACCTTTTTCGAGTTTTGATTTATATTTAGAACAAGAATGCTTttgaaatttctgaacattttttaaacaaaaTAATGTTGAAAAATTTAAAAACAAATAgtgcatgaacaatttttaaaagtgcgaacattttttcaacttatgaacaaaatttgaaaacacaacCTTTTTTGAATTTTGATCATTTTCTTAAAAGCACGATTTTTTTAAACCTTTCTGAACCTTGATGAATTTCTGAATTTTCTGAACCTTGATGAATTTCTAAATTTTAGAAAACTGAACATTTTATGAAAAAGCTAACAAATTTTGGAAAAGGTGGACATGTTTTGAATTTTGAAACATTTTTTGAACAATAAAAAGaaatgaaagaaaataaaattggaatgaaaataaaaaaaggaatgTGAAATAACataaaaagaaacaggaaaaaaacGAAAATAAACCGGCTGGAAGCCTGTGGAACATTCCAAAAACCAGAAACTGAAAGGTTTGTGTGCACTCCCGAAATGGGCCGGCCCTAATCGCTCGATGTCGAGCTCTACCTATTCGTTACGGCGACAATTTGCCGCAACGTGCGGCAAATAGGAAATTCTGTGGACGCAGTGCTGTTATCCGCCGGTTGAACTATATTATTTTCCGGACTTTATTAATCAAAGTCCACAAATAGTCTGGAGAAAGCTGGGAGCAGCTAGTGgatgagcgctccttcgggagcctcataATGATCAACGCCACTTGGCGTGCTCTCAGTCGCTccggatttttttatttttctgcacgcgttttcggcttttaaaATTGTTTTTTTT
This region of Triticum aestivum cultivar Chinese Spring chromosome 2D, IWGSC CS RefSeq v2.1, whole genome shotgun sequence genomic DNA includes:
- the LOC123054425 gene encoding uncharacterized protein; amino-acid sequence: MAEAPSKIESMRKWVVDHKLRAVGCLWLSGISSSIAYNWSRPNMKTSVKLIHARLHAQALTIAALGSCALVEYYDQNYGSSGPKVDKYTRHYMSHSHKD